In the Argonema galeatum A003/A1 genome, one interval contains:
- a CDS encoding DUF29 family protein has protein sequence MEEILDLKELLLQGDIKGSLAIIEELEEMSKKDIIKTIRSYAVILLLHLIKQQAENRTTRSWDISICNSVLEINDENKRPKLAGFYLPPEELREVLESAYRVAINKASLEVEEGRYEPEELEQLVNQEEILNRALALILPPE, from the coding sequence ATGGAAGAAATACTCGATCTCAAAGAACTTCTACTCCAAGGGGATATCAAAGGTTCGTTAGCAATTATTGAAGAACTGGAAGAAATGAGCAAAAAAGATATAATTAAGACGATTCGTAGCTATGCCGTAATTCTGCTGTTGCATCTGATTAAACAACAAGCTGAAAATCGTACTACTCGTTCTTGGGATATCTCAATTTGCAATTCTGTTTTAGAAATTAATGACGAAAATAAGCGACCGAAATTGGCAGGGTTTTACTTACCGCCAGAAGAGTTACGTGAAGTTTTGGAATCTGCTTACCGAGTAGCGATTAACAAAGCTTCGTTAGAAGTAGAAGAAGGACGTTACGAACCGGAAGAATTAGAGCAACTGGTTAATCAAGAGGAAATCCTAAATCGAGCTTTGGCTTTGATTTTACCGCCGGAGTGA
- a CDS encoding TlyA family RNA methyltransferase codes for MTKERLDTLLVELNLCSSRQLAQRLICAGEVRVNQQLIDKPGTQVEISAQIQIKERSPYVSRGGEKLAKALQIFTIQVEGRICLDGGISTGGFSDCLLQSGAKLVYGIDVGYGQVDWGLRNDPRVILRERTNLRYLTPDHLYGDAELPDLGVVDVSFISLTKILTALWQLLQAPRETILLVKPQFEVGRSRVGKKGVVRDTDDQAGAIAQVYTAAQKIGWQYRGLTWSPITGPAGNIEYLLWLGMDSPNSAPDLETICVLAQAAKRELSNSAVART; via the coding sequence ATGACAAAAGAACGACTAGACACATTGTTGGTAGAACTTAACTTATGCTCCTCTAGGCAGTTGGCACAGCGGCTGATTTGTGCTGGGGAAGTGCGGGTGAATCAGCAGCTAATCGACAAACCGGGGACCCAAGTCGAGATATCGGCGCAGATTCAGATTAAAGAGCGATCGCCCTACGTTTCCAGAGGCGGTGAAAAACTAGCCAAAGCACTACAAATCTTTACCATTCAGGTTGAAGGGCGCATTTGCCTTGATGGAGGCATCTCTACAGGCGGCTTTAGCGACTGTCTGCTGCAATCTGGGGCAAAACTGGTTTACGGCATTGATGTGGGTTACGGACAGGTAGATTGGGGTTTGCGGAACGATCCGCGAGTGATTCTGCGAGAACGCACTAACTTGCGATATCTCACCCCAGATCATTTGTACGGCGATGCTGAACTTCCCGATTTGGGGGTAGTGGATGTTTCGTTCATTTCCTTGACAAAAATCTTGACTGCCTTATGGCAGCTGCTTCAGGCTCCCCGTGAGACAATATTGCTCGTGAAACCGCAGTTTGAAGTCGGGCGATCGCGGGTTGGCAAAAAGGGCGTTGTGCGCGATACTGACGACCAAGCGGGTGCGATCGCGCAAGTATACACCGCCGCCCAAAAAATTGGCTGGCAATATCGCGGCTTAACTTGGTCGCCAATCACCGGCCCTGCTGGTAATATAGAGTATCTTTTGTGGCTGGGCATGGATAGCCCAAACTCGGCTCCCGATTTAGAGACTATCTGTGTTCTAGCCCAAGCTGCAAAAAGGGAACTCAGCAATTCTGCTGTAGCCCGTACCTAA